One segment of Zonotrichia leucophrys gambelii isolate GWCS_2022_RI unplaced genomic scaffold, RI_Zleu_2.0 Scaffold_703_26239, whole genome shotgun sequence DNA contains the following:
- the MED11 gene encoding mediator of RNA polymerase II transcription subunit 11: MAGFGVANERLRALEELEREIGASLQSAGLVILELSKEKPQERHLDRQAAQFGAAVAKVEAELSAQIRYLTQVATGQPHEGSSYAARKSCQLALNRLDYARRRLAELARACELMLEQ; encoded by the exons ATGGCGGGGTTCGGGGTGGCCAACGAGCGGCTGCGGgcgctggaggagctggagcgcGAAATCGGCGCCTCCCTGCAGAGCGCAG ggttgGTGATTTTGGAGCTGTCCAAGGAGAAGCCCCAGGAGCGACACCTGGACCGCCAGGCCGCTCAGTTCGGCGCCGCCGTGGCCAAGGTGGAGGCCGAGCTGTCGGCCCAGATCCGTTACCTGACACAG gtggcCACGGGGCAGCCCCACGAGGGCTCGAGCTACGCCGCGCGCAAGAGCTGCCAGCTGGCCCTGAACCGCCTGGACTACGCCCGGCGCCGCCTGGCCGAGCTGGCGCGGGCCTGCGAGCTGATGCTGGAGCAGTGa